Genomic window (Vicinamibacterales bacterium):
ACCGTGCAATCGCTGACCCCGCGGCAGATTGTCGTCGAACTCGACAAGTACGTCGTCGGCCAGCACCAGGCCAAGCGCGCCGTCGCGATCGCGCTGCGCAACCGGATGCGCCGCCAGAAGCTGTCGCCCGACATGGCCGAGGAGGTGGCGCCCAAGAACATCCTCATGATCGGCCCGACCGGCGTCGGCAAGACCGAAATCGCGCGCCGGCTGGCGAAGCTCGCGCAGTCCCCCTTCCTCAAGATCGAGGCGTCGAAGTTCACCGAAGTGGGCTACGTGGGGCGGGACGTCGAGTCGATGATCCGCGACCTGACCGAGATCGCGGTCGACCTCGTGCGCGAGGAGCGCACGGCGGAGGTCCGCGAGAAGGCGAGGCAGGCGGCCGAGGAGCGGGTCCTGGATCTGCTGCTGCCGCCGCTGCCGACGGCGTCGGAATACGACGAGCAGGCCGCGTCGATCCGCGAGCAGGCGCAGCGGACGCGCGAAAAGCTGCGCGAGCAGCTGCGCGACGGCCGGCTCGATCACAAACAGGTCGAGATCGACATCCGCGAGAAGTCGTTCCCGTCCTTCGAGATCATCCAGGGCGGCGCGGTCGAGGAGATCGACATCAACGTCAAGGAGATGCTGCCGGGTCTTTTCCAGGGGCGCACCCGCAAGCGTCGGGTGCTCGTGCCGCAGGCGCTCGAGGCGTTGCGCCAGGAGGAGGAGCAGAAGCTCGTCGACATGGAGACCGTAGCGCGCGCCGCCGTCGAGCGCGTGCAGCAGTCCGGCATCGTGTTCCTCGACGAAATCGACAAGGTCGCCGGGCGCGAAGGCGGCCACGGCCCCGACGTCAGCCGCGAGGGAGTACAGCGCGACATCCTGCCGATCGTCGAGGGCACGACGGTGAACACGAAGTACGGGATGGTCCGCACCGACCACATCCTGTTCATCGCCGCCGGCGCGTTCCACGTCTCGAAGCCGTCGGACCTGATTCCCGAACTGCAGGGGCGGTTCCCGATCCGGGTCGAGCTCGAGGCGCTCGGCCGCGAGGATTTCGTGCGCATCCTGACCGAGCCGAAGAGCGCGCTGGTCCGCCAGTACACGGCGCTCCTCGCGACCGAGGGGGTCGAGCTCGAGTTCACGCCCGACGCGATCGAGCGCATCGCCGACGTGGCGACGTTCGTCAACGAGCGCACCGAGAACATCGGCGCGCGGCGGCTGCACACGGTGATGGAGAAACTGCTCGACGAGGTCTCGTTCGACGCGCCGGAGCTGCAGGAGAAGCGCCTGCGCATCGACGCCGCCTACGTCGATCGCATGCTCAGCGCGATTGCCAAGAACGAAGATCTCTCGCGATATATCCTGTAGGGCGTTGCGCAATCCCGGATTTCGGCTGTTCGGCGCCGCGCTCGCCGTGCTCGCGCTGGGTGCCGGGTGCGGCAAGAAAGGGGCGCCGCGCGCGCCGCTCAACCTCGCGCCCGAGGCGCCCCGCAGCGTCACCTCCCGCCGGCTCGGCGACACTGTCTATCTGCAGATGATCGTGCCGGACAAGGCCATGAACGGGCGCGGCGAGTTCTCGGTCGATCACGTCGACGTCTACGCGGTGACGGTGGCGCCCGGCACTCCGACGCCGCCGACCCGCAACTTCATCAAGCCGGCGCACGTCATCGCCAGCATTCCGATTCAGCCGCCGGCCGATCCGGATGCGCCCGAACCCGAGACGCCGGATCCACGGCCGCGGCCCGGCGAGACGGTCACCTTCGCCGAGACCGTCACCGAAGCGCAGCTGACGCCGACGCCGATCGAGCCCGTCGCCGCCGACAAGGCGGCGGCGAAGGAGACGGCCGGCAGGGGCGCGAAGAACGGCCGGAAGAAGCAAAACGAACCCGCGGCCGCCGCGCCGGCCGCGCCGCCGCCCGGGCCCGTCGGCCCGCCGGTGCTGACCCGCTTCTACATGTTGATGGGCGTACCGAAGAAAGGGCGCGGCATGGTGCCGTCGGCGCGCGTCGAAGTGCCGCTGCTGCAGCCGCCAGGCGCGCCGAGCCCCGGCATCTCCTCCGCCGACGAGACCTCGGTGACCGTGACCTGGCAGCCGCCTCCCTCGTCGACCGACGAGGTGCCGGGCGTGCTCTACAACGTGTATGCTGCGCGCGCCGACGCGACGGCGCCCCAGCCGGCCGCCGGGC
Coding sequences:
- the hslU gene encoding ATP-dependent protease ATPase subunit HslU yields the protein MPIYLPEATVSTVQSLTPRQIVVELDKYVVGQHQAKRAVAIALRNRMRRQKLSPDMAEEVAPKNILMIGPTGVGKTEIARRLAKLAQSPFLKIEASKFTEVGYVGRDVESMIRDLTEIAVDLVREERTAEVREKARQAAEERVLDLLLPPLPTASEYDEQAASIREQAQRTREKLREQLRDGRLDHKQVEIDIREKSFPSFEIIQGGAVEEIDINVKEMLPGLFQGRTRKRRVLVPQALEALRQEEEQKLVDMETVARAAVERVQQSGIVFLDEIDKVAGREGGHGPDVSREGVQRDILPIVEGTTVNTKYGMVRTDHILFIAAGAFHVSKPSDLIPELQGRFPIRVELEALGREDFVRILTEPKSALVRQYTALLATEGVELEFTPDAIERIADVATFVNERTENIGARRLHTVMEKLLDEVSFDAPELQEKRLRIDAAYVDRMLSAIAKNEDLSRYIL